A region of the Blochmannia endosymbiont of Camponotus nipponensis genome:
AAGGAATCTTTTCTCGTAAAATACGTATAATATCAGAACAACTTAGTACTTTACGCACATACATAGAGTCTTCTATTGATTTTTCAGAAGAAGAAATTAATATCATTTCACATGATGAAATTAAAAAAAAATTAAAAAGTATTACAAATAATATGAAACAAACATACAAATTAGCCTGTCACGGTGTTTTATTACGTGAAGGGATAAAAATAGTGATTGCTGGACAACCAAATGCTGGAAAATCTAGTTTATTTAACTCATTAATTGGAATTGACAGAGCAATTGTAAGTACAATATCTGGAACTACTCGAGATACATTACACGAATGCATTCAATTAGATGGAGTAGCGTTCCATATTACTGATACCGCTGGGTTACAAAAAAGAAGCGATAATGAAATAGAACAAATTGGCATAAAACGCGCATGGAACGAATTAAGTAACGCAGATCATATATTATGGGTAATTGATTCCAATAATAATAATAATATGAATATGGAATATCCAAATATTATCACATTACAACATGTAGAAAAAATATTATTATCAAAAAATAAAAAGATCCCCATCACAATTATACATAATAAATCTGATTTAACTAAAAATAAAACCGGAATGAGCACAATCAACAATTATACAATTATCACACTATCAGCTTTGTTTGACGATGGAATAAATTTTGTAAGAGAACATTTAAGTAAAAATATACAGTCTAAAATACAAAAAAATCATCCTTACAATTCTACTGAAAACCAAGGGAATTTTATCGCACGTAGACGTCATTTAGATGCTCTTGAAAAATCTTCCCAATATCTTCTTTCCGCTTATAATCAACTATTATCTGGTACGATAATCAATGAACTTTTTGCAGAAGATCTTAAATTAGCACATAATGAACTAAGTAAAATTTTTGGAAAATTTACCTCTGAAGACTTATTACAAAAAATATTTTCCACATTTTGTATTGGAAAATAAAAATATATTAACTTCATAAACAAACTCACATTGATTCATATAAATATATGTTCTTCAAATAACTTGATGTTACAAAGTACTTTACATACTAATACATAAAAAATTCTATACTTGGTATAATATATATTCACAATTAATATAAAAAATCAACTACATAATACAACTATAATAAAGAATAAACACAATAATTATTTCTTATACAAATGAAATAAATAAAAAATAGAATCATTTTTTCTTTTTTGATCGCTTCCAATTTAAAATAGAAAATTGTCGTATTCTACTAATGATAGTTTCACCAGCTGGCACATCTTTTGTGACTGTAGTTCCAGCTCCAATAATCGCTCTTTTTCCAATAGTTACTGGAGCTACCAATTGACTATCAGCACCAATAAAAACATTGTCGCCGATGATAGTATGATGCTTCTTAATACCATCATAATTACAAATAATAGTGCCCGCCCCAATATTGACTTGAGTACCAATATTTGCATCACCTAAATAACTAAGATGTCTAACTTTTGATCGTTCGCCCAATCGAGTATTTTTTATCTCAACAAAATTTCCCACATGACTTTTTTCTTTTAATTCAGTTCCTGGTCTCAATCGAACAAATGGCCCAACTTTACTTTGAAAACTTATTTTTGCATTTTCAATGATTGAAAATGGATATATTACTACATCATCTTCAACAACTGTATCTTTTAGTATACAACTTGCTCCTATTTTCACTCTATTTCCCAAAGACACATGTCCTTCAATAATAACATTTACATCTATATTCACATCTTTTCCATGCACTAACGTTCCTCTTAAATCAAATCTATTAGGATCAGTTATTATTAATCCCGATGATAACAAATATTGTACTTGTCTTTTTTGATACTGTCTGTCTAAATAAACTAAATCTGATTTACTGTTTACCCCCATAATTTCAAATGTGTCAGTAGAACACATAGTATGTATAACGTAACCTGACTGATAAGCTATATGGACAATATCTGTTAAATAAAATTCATTTGTTAACCTATGAGGCGTTAATGTATTTAACCAAAACTTTAAATGCCCAGAAACAGCAATAAAAATACCAGTATTAATTTCTTTAATTTGTTTTTGATCATCATTAACAATATCATCATGTTCTAAGATACTAACAACACTACCTTCTTGGTTCCGAATTATGCGTCCGTACCCATTTGGATTAGGTAATGTAGCTGTTAAAATACTTATATCACACTGTGATTTAATAGAATGTAATCGTTGTAATGTTTGATAAGAAATAAAAGGAACATCACCATATAAAATAAGCACTTCTTCACTATCACTGATAACTGGTAATACTCTCTGAACAGCATTGCCAGTCCCAATAAGCTCATCTTGTAATATCCAATATACAGGAATTTTAAACTTATCCGTATTAATGTTTTCCATTACTGCTGCCCCTTTATAACCATAAACTACATATACGGACTTAACACCAACCTGTATTACAGAATCCATCAGATGTTGCAATATAAACTTACCACCAATTTGGTATAATGCTTTTGGTGTATCAGACAACATTCTATTGCCTCTACCGGCAGCAAGAATAATTGCACTACAATTAATATGCACCATAATCTACATATCTCTTTTAATTTTTATATATAAATTAACTTATCACTAGACCGCAATACACAATTACACTCATACAAATAAAAAATTGTTTTTATGCTATAATCATTAATTACATATGATTATTTCTTTTAGTTAATTCAATCAATCTAAGTTTTGCAATAGCTTTAGATAAATCTGCAGCTATTTTAATATAATCTATATCATCACTATATCGTGTACCTTTAATATATTTCTCAGCTTTATGTTTAGCTTCTTTAGCTTTTTTTTCATCTAATTCTTCAGCGCGAATGGCTGTATCCGCTAATATTGTCACTATATTCTTCTGAACCTCAAGTATACCTCCAGATATATATATATATTCTTCATTACCACACGAATGCACTATACGTAAAACCCCCGGCTTAATCGAAGTAAGTAATGGAGCATGACCCGGAAAAATACCCATTTCACCTTCAATACCCATTATTTGAATTTTCTGAACTGCACCAGAAAATATCTGCCTTTCAACAGAAACAACGGTTAAATAATAATCATGCCTATACATATCCGTACCTTTTCAACATTGCCTGCAATATAACGACAATTTAAAACGTTTTATTTTTTTCTATAACTTCTTCTATAGTTCCTACCATATAGAATGCTTGTTCTGGAATATGATCATATTTTCCCTCTACTATTTCTTTAAATCCTCGAATAGTATCTTTTAAAGAAACATATGCTCCAGAGAATCCAGTAAACACCTCAGCGACAAAAAACGGTTGCGATAGAAATCTTTGAATTTTTCTAGAACGTAATACTATTAATTTATCTTCTTCTGATAATTCATCCATACCTAAGATAGCAATAATATCTTTAAGCTCTTGATAACGCTGTAAGATAGATCTAACACTACAAGCCACATCGTAATGTTCTTGTCCTATAATAAGAGGATTTAATTGTTGACTGTTAGAATCTAATGGATCTACCGCAGGATAAATACCAAGAGCAGCAACTTGACGACTTAAAACTATAGTTGCGTCTAAATGAGAAAAAGTAGTAGCTGGAGATGGATCAGTAAGATCATCTGCGGGGACATACACCGCTTGTACAGAAGTAATTGAACCTCGCTTCGTAGAAGTGATACGCTCTTGCAAAATACCCATTTCTTCTGATAATGTCGATTGATACCCTACTGCTGAAGGAATACGACCCAACAATGCAGAAATCTCAGTTCCAGCTAGAGTATAACGATATATATTATCTATAAACAACAATACATCATGCCCTTCATCTCTAAATTTTTCCGCCATAGTAAGACCGGTCAAAGCTACACGTAATCTATTGCCAGGTGGTTCATTCATCTGGCCATATACTAAAGCAACTTTGCTAATAACATGAGAATTAATCATTTCATGATAAAAATCATTACCCTCACGAGTACGTTCCCCAACACCAACAAATACTGAATAACCAGAATGTTCTACAGCAATATTTCGAATAAGCTCCATCATGTTTACAGTCTTTCCAACTCCTGCTCCTCCAAAAAGACCAATTTTACCTCCTTTAGCAAATGGACACATTAAATCAATCACTTTAATACCAGTAACCAAAAGTTCTTGATCAGTGGACAATTCAGAATACAACGGAGCAGATCTATGAATAGCCCATTTTTCTTTTTCTTTAATCGGTCCTTTCATATCAATTGGATCGCCTAAAACATTCACTACACGACCTAAAGTTTCCTTTCCTACTGGGACTTCAATAGGATGTTTTAGGTTAATAACTATCAATCCACGGCGTAAACCATCTGTATTGCCCATAGCAATACAGCGTACTATACCTCCACCTAACTGTTGCGCTACTTCTAATATTAACCTTTTATTAAAATTATCAATATTCACTTCAAGAGCATGGTATACAGTAGGCACCACATCTTGCTTAAACGCAACATCAACCACTGCTCCAATAACCTGGATGATTTTTCCAGAACTCATATTAATTACACCTCTAACTATATCTTCTGTTTACATTACAGAAGCTCCTGAAACAATTTCTGTAAGTTCTTCTGTAATTTTAGTTTGTCTAACTTTGTTATAAAATAATTTTAAATCATTAATAATAACTTCTCCATTATCTGAAGCAGTTTTCATCGCCATCATACGAGCAGACTGTTCACTAGCTAAATTTTCTACTACTCCTTGGTACACTTGTGATTCAATATACCGTTGCAACAAACTATTTAATAATGTTTTAGAATCCGGTTCATATAAATAATCCCAATATCTAGTACGTAACGTAGTTTTATCTACGGAAACGATCGGTAAAATTTGTAAAACTTGAGGAATCTGAGATAAAGTATTAACAAATTTATTATATGCTAAATACAATCTATCCACTTGATTATTATCATATAACTGCAACATTATCCTCACTGAACCAATGAGCGATGACATTTCCGGAGCATCTCCAATTCCATAAACACAACTGACTATCTTCATTGGTTTCATGCAATGAAAAAAAGAAGCAGCTTTTGATCCAATCATAGCTAATTTTATATTTGTTCCTAAATTATTCCATTTATCAAAATCACATAATAATTTTCTGAACAAATTAATATTTAACCCTCCTGTTAATCCTCTATCCGTTGATATTATCCAATAACCAACAGATTGAATTTTTCGTCGTTCTAAAAAATAAGAATGTTTATATTCCAATGTTCCTAAAGAAATATGATTAATAACTTTACGAATAGTTTCTGAATACGGTTTACTGACTAACATACGCTTCTGCGTTTTATAAATCTTAGAAGCAGAAATCATTTCCATAGCCTTAGCAATTTTTTGTATATTGCGTATACTATCTATTTTTCCACGTATTTCTTGTGAACCAGACATATTTTAAATCCCATAATAACAATGAAACCTACCAAGATTGGTTTAATTTAAAATTTTCAATAATACTTTTAAATTTATTTTCAATATTAATATCATATACACAACCATGATCAATACTTTTAATTAGTTCCTTTTCTGTATAAATC
Encoded here:
- a CDS encoding F0F1 ATP synthase subunit epsilon, whose translation is MYRHDYYLTVVSVERQIFSGAVQKIQIMGIEGEMGIFPGHAPLLTSIKPGVLRIVHSCGNEEYIYISGGILEVQKNIVTILADTAIRAEELDEKKAKEAKHKAEKYIKGTRYSDDIDYIKIAADLSKAIAKLRLIELTKRNNHM
- the atpD gene encoding F0F1 ATP synthase subunit beta, giving the protein MSSGKIIQVIGAVVDVAFKQDVVPTVYHALEVNIDNFNKRLILEVAQQLGGGIVRCIAMGNTDGLRRGLIVINLKHPIEVPVGKETLGRVVNVLGDPIDMKGPIKEKEKWAIHRSAPLYSELSTDQELLVTGIKVIDLMCPFAKGGKIGLFGGAGVGKTVNMMELIRNIAVEHSGYSVFVGVGERTREGNDFYHEMINSHVISKVALVYGQMNEPPGNRLRVALTGLTMAEKFRDEGHDVLLFIDNIYRYTLAGTEISALLGRIPSAVGYQSTLSEEMGILQERITSTKRGSITSVQAVYVPADDLTDPSPATTFSHLDATIVLSRQVAALGIYPAVDPLDSNSQQLNPLIIGQEHYDVACSVRSILQRYQELKDIIAILGMDELSEEDKLIVLRSRKIQRFLSQPFFVAEVFTGFSGAYVSLKDTIRGFKEIVEGKYDHIPEQAFYMVGTIEEVIEKNKTF
- the mnmE gene encoding tRNA uridine-5-carboxymethylaminomethyl(34) synthesis GTPase MnmE; the protein is MNYLVDTIVAISTPPGRGGIGIIRMSGKSVPTIIPQLLGKTPEPRKAEYLPFLDTDGSILEKIIALFFPEPNSFTGENILEIHGHGGQIILDILLERILKISPTIRIAHPGEFSKRAFLNNKIDLIQAEAIADIIDATSQQAAKSAANSLKGIFSRKIRIISEQLSTLRTYIESSIDFSEEEINIISHDEIKKKLKSITNNMKQTYKLACHGVLLREGIKIVIAGQPNAGKSSLFNSLIGIDRAIVSTISGTTRDTLHECIQLDGVAFHITDTAGLQKRSDNEIEQIGIKRAWNELSNADHILWVIDSNNNNNMNMEYPNIITLQHVEKILLSKNKKIPITIIHNKSDLTKNKTGMSTINNYTIITLSALFDDGINFVREHLSKNIQSKIQKNHPYNSTENQGNFIARRRHLDALEKSSQYLLSAYNQLLSGTIINELFAEDLKLAHNELSKIFGKFTSEDLLQKIFSTFCIGK
- the atpG gene encoding F0F1 ATP synthase subunit gamma, with the protein product MSGSQEIRGKIDSIRNIQKIAKAMEMISASKIYKTQKRMLVSKPYSETIRKVINHISLGTLEYKHSYFLERRKIQSVGYWIISTDRGLTGGLNINLFRKLLCDFDKWNNLGTNIKLAMIGSKAASFFHCMKPMKIVSCVYGIGDAPEMSSLIGSVRIMLQLYDNNQVDRLYLAYNKFVNTLSQIPQVLQILPIVSVDKTTLRTRYWDYLYEPDSKTLLNSLLQRYIESQVYQGVVENLASEQSARMMAMKTASDNGEVIINDLKLFYNKVRQTKITEELTEIVSGASVM
- the glmU gene encoding bifunctional UDP-N-acetylglucosamine diphosphorylase/glucosamine-1-phosphate N-acetyltransferase GlmU, whose amino-acid sequence is MVHINCSAIILAAGRGNRMLSDTPKALYQIGGKFILQHLMDSVIQVGVKSVYVVYGYKGAAVMENINTDKFKIPVYWILQDELIGTGNAVQRVLPVISDSEEVLILYGDVPFISYQTLQRLHSIKSQCDISILTATLPNPNGYGRIIRNQEGSVVSILEHDDIVNDDQKQIKEINTGIFIAVSGHLKFWLNTLTPHRLTNEFYLTDIVHIAYQSGYVIHTMCSTDTFEIMGVNSKSDLVYLDRQYQKRQVQYLLSSGLIITDPNRFDLRGTLVHGKDVNIDVNVIIEGHVSLGNRVKIGASCILKDTVVEDDVVIYPFSIIENAKISFQSKVGPFVRLRPGTELKEKSHVGNFVEIKNTRLGERSKVRHLSYLGDANIGTQVNIGAGTIICNYDGIKKHHTIIGDNVFIGADSQLVAPVTIGKRAIIGAGTTVTKDVPAGETIISRIRQFSILNWKRSKKKK